A part of Falco cherrug isolate bFalChe1 chromosome 16, bFalChe1.pri, whole genome shotgun sequence genomic DNA contains:
- the TMEM183A gene encoding transmembrane protein 183A isoform X1: MAPRGRPAAAAMPKRGARKRLKFRADDVCSERVTVADYANSDPAVVKSGRVKKAVANAVQQEVKSLCGLEASCVPAEEVLSVSGESCDSSDEMDTKESINGRTASRKKKSKRHKENPDGGGGEEYPIDIWLLLASYIRPEDIVRFSLICKKAWTVTCTAAFWTRLYRRHYSLDAYLPLRLRPESMEKLHCLRACVIRSLYHMYEPFASRVSRNPAIPDSTPSTLKNSRCLLFWCKKIEGNRQEAMWEFNFKFKKQSPRFKSKCYKGLQPPIQYEEVHTNPDQDCCLLQITTFNFIFVPIVMGMTFTLFTINVSTDMRHHRVRLVFQDAPVRNGKKPRLDQGVQVVLDPVHSVRLLDWWHPQYPFSPKA, translated from the exons ATGGCCCcgcgcggccgccccgccgccgccgccatgccCAAGAGGGGCGCCCGCAAGCGCCTCAAGTTTCGGGCCGATGATGTGTGCTCCGAGCGCG TGACGGTGGCAGATTATGCTAACTCAGATCCGGCTGTTGTGAAATCTGGACGGGTGAAAAAAGCCGTGGCCAATGCAGTTCAGCAGGAAG TAAAATCCCTCTGTGGTCTGGAAGCTTCTTGCGTTCCTGCTGAGGAAGTTCTCTCCGTGTCAGGAGAGTCTTGTGACAGCAGTGATGAAATGGATACAAAGGAAAGCATCAATGGGCGAACTGCATCtagaaaaaagaagagcaaaagacACAAAG AAAATCCTGATGGGGGTGGCGGAGAAGAATACCCCATCGATATCTGGCTGTTGTTGGCTTCCTACATTCGTCCTGAAGACATTGTCCGGTTTTCTTTGATTTGCAAGAAAGCCTGGACTGTTACTTGCACTGCCGCCTTTTGGACCAGACTCTACAGAAG GCACTACAGTCTGGATGCGTACCTGCCTCTCCGCTTGCGGCCAGAGTCCATGGAGAAGCTGCACTGTCTCCGTGCGTGTGTCATCCGGTCGCTGTACCACATGTATGAGCCTTTCGCATCTCGAGTCTCCAGGAATCCAGCTATTCCAGACAGTACTCccagcactttaaaaaattcCAGA TGTCTGCTTTTCTGGTGCAAAAAGATTGAAGGGAACAGACAAGAAGCAATGTGGGAATTCAACTTCAAGTTCAAAAAGCAG TCTCCCAGATTTAAGAGCAAGTGTTACAAAGGTCTTCAGCCACCAATTCAGTATGAAGAAGTCCATACAAATCCGGATCAGGATTGTTGTCTACTGCAGATCACCACCTTTAACTTCATATTCGTGCCAATAGTCATGGGTATGACGTTTACCTTG TTCACCATCAATGTGAGTACAGACATGAGGCATCATCGCGTGCGCCTGGTGTTCCAGGATGCCCCAGTTCGCAACGGCAAGAAACCTCGCCTTGACCAAGGAGTGCAGGTTGTGCTGGACCCTGTGCATAGTGTGCGGCTCCTGGACTGGTGGCACCCGCAGTACCCCTTCTCTCCAAAAGCTTAG
- the TMEM183A gene encoding transmembrane protein 183A isoform X2 has protein sequence MDTKESINGRTASRKKKSKRHKENPDGGGGEEYPIDIWLLLASYIRPEDIVRFSLICKKAWTVTCTAAFWTRLYRRHYSLDAYLPLRLRPESMEKLHCLRACVIRSLYHMYEPFASRVSRNPAIPDSTPSTLKNSRCLLFWCKKIEGNRQEAMWEFNFKFKKQSPRFKSKCYKGLQPPIQYEEVHTNPDQDCCLLQITTFNFIFVPIVMGMTFTLFTINVSTDMRHHRVRLVFQDAPVRNGKKPRLDQGVQVVLDPVHSVRLLDWWHPQYPFSPKA, from the exons ATGGATACAAAGGAAAGCATCAATGGGCGAACTGCATCtagaaaaaagaagagcaaaagacACAAAG AAAATCCTGATGGGGGTGGCGGAGAAGAATACCCCATCGATATCTGGCTGTTGTTGGCTTCCTACATTCGTCCTGAAGACATTGTCCGGTTTTCTTTGATTTGCAAGAAAGCCTGGACTGTTACTTGCACTGCCGCCTTTTGGACCAGACTCTACAGAAG GCACTACAGTCTGGATGCGTACCTGCCTCTCCGCTTGCGGCCAGAGTCCATGGAGAAGCTGCACTGTCTCCGTGCGTGTGTCATCCGGTCGCTGTACCACATGTATGAGCCTTTCGCATCTCGAGTCTCCAGGAATCCAGCTATTCCAGACAGTACTCccagcactttaaaaaattcCAGA TGTCTGCTTTTCTGGTGCAAAAAGATTGAAGGGAACAGACAAGAAGCAATGTGGGAATTCAACTTCAAGTTCAAAAAGCAG TCTCCCAGATTTAAGAGCAAGTGTTACAAAGGTCTTCAGCCACCAATTCAGTATGAAGAAGTCCATACAAATCCGGATCAGGATTGTTGTCTACTGCAGATCACCACCTTTAACTTCATATTCGTGCCAATAGTCATGGGTATGACGTTTACCTTG TTCACCATCAATGTGAGTACAGACATGAGGCATCATCGCGTGCGCCTGGTGTTCCAGGATGCCCCAGTTCGCAACGGCAAGAAACCTCGCCTTGACCAAGGAGTGCAGGTTGTGCTGGACCCTGTGCATAGTGTGCGGCTCCTGGACTGGTGGCACCCGCAGTACCCCTTCTCTCCAAAAGCTTAG